A window of the Lactuca sativa cultivar Salinas chromosome 5, Lsat_Salinas_v11, whole genome shotgun sequence genome harbors these coding sequences:
- the LOC111911524 gene encoding uncharacterized protein LOC111911524 gives MDVFKDYDSEIIYHLGKENVVVDALIRKLAGSSDWASCMRISVDSPLLELIREAQVEGVWEENWKIDRIRDEIAIFVPDSRGLLTCCGRVWVPMFGGVRQIVLEEARRSHFSIHLGTTKMHRDLRLSYWWLCMKWEIAWYVERFLTCRMVKAEHQRPHGKLQPLDLPMWK, from the coding sequence ATGGACGTATTCAAAGATTATGACTCCGAGATCATTTACCATCTAGGTAAAGAGAATGTGGTGGTGGATGCTTTGATCCGCAAGTTGGCTGGGTCATCAGATTGGGCatcgtgtatgaggatatcagtggattctccGCTTTTGGaattgattagggaggctcaggtcgagggtgTTTGGGAAGAGAACTGGAAGATAGATAGGATCAGGGATGAGATCGCCATATTTGTTCCGGATAGTCGTGGACTCTTGACCTGTtgtggtcgggtatgggttcctaTGTTTGGTGGGGTCAGACAAATTGTGTTGGAGGAAGCTCGTAGGTCTCATTTCTCTATCCATCTGGGGACCACCAAGATGCATCGGGATCTaagattgagttattggtggctaTGCATGAAGTGGGAGATCGCCTGGTACGTGGAGAGGTTCTTAACTTGCAGgatggttaaggccgagcatcagaggccgcatggcaagctgcaaccTCTGGAtcttcccatgtggaaatag